The Cellulophaga sp. L1A9 genome window below encodes:
- a CDS encoding ribonuclease Z has translation MKLTILGCYAATPRTMTNPTSQVLEIKNHMFLIDCGEGTQVQLRKHKIRFSKINHIFISHLHGDHFFGLPGLVSTFRLLGRDAELHIYGPKGIEEAIHLLLKLGNSWTNYKLIFHELTSKESELIYEDDKVTVKTIPLNHRVYTNGFLFQEKLAARTLDVEAAESYDIEVCYYQNIKNGRDITLDDGRVIPNDELTFDPPKPKSYAFCSDTAYKPDIVPLIKNVDVLYHESTFLEAQAALAPKTKHSTAKEAALIAKQANVGQLILGHYSTRYKSIDLFQEEALEVFDHVLLADDGKVFNF, from the coding sequence ATGAAATTAACCATACTTGGTTGTTACGCAGCTACACCTAGAACGATGACGAATCCTACGTCTCAAGTTCTTGAAATAAAAAACCACATGTTTTTAATAGATTGTGGTGAGGGCACTCAAGTGCAATTAAGAAAGCATAAAATTAGATTTTCTAAAATCAACCATATTTTTATTTCACATTTGCATGGAGATCATTTTTTTGGTTTACCAGGTTTAGTGTCAACGTTTCGTTTGTTAGGAAGGGATGCCGAGTTGCATATTTACGGACCTAAAGGAATTGAAGAAGCAATACATCTTCTCCTTAAGTTAGGGAACTCGTGGACAAATTATAAGCTTATTTTCCATGAATTGACGTCAAAAGAATCTGAACTAATTTATGAGGATGATAAAGTAACGGTTAAAACAATCCCTTTAAATCACCGAGTGTATACAAATGGTTTTCTCTTTCAAGAGAAATTAGCAGCTAGAACCTTAGATGTTGAAGCTGCAGAAAGCTACGATATTGAGGTTTGTTATTACCAGAATATTAAAAACGGGCGCGATATCACCTTAGATGATGGCCGAGTAATACCAAATGATGAGTTGACTTTTGATCCTCCAAAACCCAAAAGTTATGCCTTTTGTAGTGATACAGCCTACAAACCAGATATTGTACCTTTGATTAAGAATGTAGATGTTCTGTATCATGAATCTACTTTTTTAGAAGCACAAGCAGCGCTTGCACCTAAGACCAAACACTCAACGGCTAAAGAAGCTGCGTTAATAGCGAAGCAGGCCAATGTAGGTCAATTGATTCTTGGGCACTACTCTACACGATACAAATCAATAGACTTGTTTCAGGAAGAAGCTCTGGAGGTTTTTGATCATGTTTTGTTGGCAGATGATGGCAAGGTATTTAATTTCTAA
- the pdxH gene encoding pyridoxamine 5'-phosphate oxidase — protein MQKDLGDYRKTYAKSELTESSISDNPMELFQKWFYETEASEGVDEPNAMTVATIGEDGFPKSRVVLLKKYTHEGFIFYTNYDSEKGKAIANNPNVCISFFWPFMERQIIIKGIAEKIPENLSDGYFESRPDGSKLGAIVSEQSAVIDSREVLEERLKELEKEYETKEILRPKNWGGYIVKPVSMEFWQGRPNRLHDRIRFSLEDIDWKIDRLAP, from the coding sequence ATGCAAAAAGATTTAGGAGATTATAGAAAAACATACGCAAAAAGTGAACTTACTGAAAGTAGTATTTCAGACAACCCGATGGAGCTTTTTCAAAAATGGTTTTATGAAACTGAAGCATCTGAGGGTGTAGATGAGCCAAATGCCATGACGGTAGCTACAATTGGCGAAGATGGTTTTCCAAAGAGTAGGGTGGTATTGTTAAAGAAGTACACCCATGAAGGTTTTATTTTTTATACGAATTACGACAGTGAAAAAGGTAAAGCTATTGCGAATAATCCTAATGTTTGTATTTCATTTTTTTGGCCCTTTATGGAGCGTCAAATTATTATAAAAGGGATAGCAGAGAAGATTCCAGAAAATTTATCAGATGGCTATTTTGAATCACGACCTGATGGCAGTAAGCTTGGAGCTATTGTTTCAGAACAGAGTGCTGTGATTGATTCAAGAGAAGTCTTGGAAGAAAGACTCAAAGAGCTGGAAAAAGAATACGAAACCAAAGAAATTTTGCGACCTAAAAATTGGGGAGGCTATATTGTTAAACCTGTTTCGATGGAGTTTTGGCAAGGGAGACCAAATAGGTTGCATGATCGCATCAGGTTCTCTTTAGAAGATATTGATTGGAAAATTGATAGACTCGCGCCTTAA
- a CDS encoding tRNA-(ms[2]io[6]A)-hydroxylase — MLGLKLPTDPRWVNIVEKNIDEILIDHAYCEQKAAATAISLIVSFPEYTALVQEMIALVREEMGHFKMVHDRIIDRGQILGRDRKDEYVLQLLKFFPKGGSRTTQLVHRLLYAGLIEARSCERFRLLSEALEDKELADFYHKLMISEAGHYTMFLKFARQYGDRTEVDQKWEDLLVYEASIMKDLSKSESIHG; from the coding sequence ATGCTAGGATTAAAATTACCAACGGACCCGAGATGGGTAAATATTGTTGAAAAAAATATTGATGAAATTTTAATTGACCATGCCTACTGCGAGCAAAAGGCTGCTGCAACAGCAATATCCTTAATTGTTTCTTTTCCTGAGTATACAGCCTTGGTACAAGAAATGATAGCCTTAGTACGGGAAGAAATGGGACATTTTAAAATGGTTCACGATAGGATTATTGATCGCGGTCAAATTCTTGGGCGCGACCGAAAGGATGAATACGTACTTCAGCTACTGAAATTTTTCCCTAAAGGAGGTAGCAGAACCACTCAATTAGTACATAGGCTACTCTATGCCGGACTTATTGAAGCTAGAAGCTGTGAAAGATTCCGATTACTCTCTGAAGCGTTAGAAGACAAGGAATTAGCCGACTTCTACCACAAATTAATGATTAGCGAAGCAGGCCATTATACCATGTTCTTAAAATTTGCTCGACAATATGGAGACCGAACAGAAGTTGACCAAAAATGGGAAGATTTATTGGTTTACGAAGCAAGTATCATGAAAGATTTAAGCAAAAGTGAAAGTATTCACGGTTAA
- a CDS encoding DUF3822 family protein, with protein sequence MTKKTEINSTDSELSYKKLSIQISLNGLSFCVLDSVENSIIKQEQVSFKEEVIPFQLLKNLKEALEKFDITKMSFSHITVVHRNPLFTLVPKALFNADELPNYLKFNAKILANDHIAYDEIKNYDIVNIYVPFTNINNYIYELFGEFEYKHSGTIHIESLLNNFTGGKETICYAHITAQQVDITVISNKNLVFYNSFTFNTKEDFIYYLLFTIEQLKLDVETIKLRLFGAIEEGDDLYNLIYNYVRNVDVFIPSNLSQHIDTQHTKTIDFTTLSAF encoded by the coding sequence ATGACAAAAAAGACAGAAATTAATAGTACAGACTCTGAATTGAGTTATAAAAAATTGTCCATTCAGATTAGTTTGAATGGACTTTCTTTTTGTGTCTTAGATTCCGTTGAAAATAGTATTATAAAACAAGAACAAGTTTCCTTCAAGGAAGAAGTTATTCCTTTTCAACTGTTAAAAAACCTGAAAGAAGCACTTGAGAAATTTGACATTACTAAAATGTCTTTTTCTCATATTACCGTAGTTCATAGAAATCCGCTTTTTACACTTGTTCCTAAAGCGCTTTTCAATGCTGATGAATTACCGAACTACCTAAAGTTCAATGCTAAAATTTTAGCGAATGACCATATTGCTTACGACGAAATTAAAAACTATGACATTGTAAACATTTATGTTCCTTTTACCAATATCAATAATTATATCTACGAACTTTTTGGAGAGTTTGAATATAAACATAGCGGAACAATACACATTGAAAGTTTACTTAACAACTTTACAGGTGGGAAAGAAACTATTTGTTATGCTCACATAACAGCGCAACAAGTAGACATTACCGTTATTTCCAATAAAAATTTAGTATTCTATAATAGCTTTACTTTTAATACTAAAGAAGATTTTATTTATTACCTCTTATTTACTATTGAACAATTAAAGCTAGATGTTGAAACTATTAAACTTAGGTTATTCGGCGCTATAGAAGAAGGAGACGACCTTTATAATTTAATCTATAACTACGTTCGGAATGTGGATGTCTTCATCCCATCAAACCTCTCTCAACATATAGATACGCAACATACAAAAACAATTGATTTCACCACACTAAGCGCTTTTTAA
- a CDS encoding Ppx/GppA phosphatase family protein, with protein MKVRKFAAIDIGSNAIRLLTHNIIEEKNKPTLFRKSALVRVPVRLGEDSFTVGEITDRNADRIVNTMKAFKLLMEVAGVENYMACATSAMREANNGLEIIKRVKDEADISIELIDGKREAAIIASTDLKQLMQKDKSYLYIDVGGGSTEFTVFTENKIQVSKSFKLGTVRLLNNMVGEATWQKLEDWIKEHVKNIPDVSIIGSGGNINKLHKISGRKEGEPLSSIWLKAQYSFLESLTYDERISELGLNPDRADVIIPATKIFLSAAKWSGAKKIHVPKIGLSDGIIKTLYYDTNVKKP; from the coding sequence TTGAAAGTAAGAAAATTTGCAGCAATAGATATTGGGTCAAACGCAATCCGATTGCTAACGCATAATATTATTGAAGAAAAGAATAAGCCTACGCTTTTTCGCAAAAGTGCTTTGGTAAGGGTTCCAGTACGTTTAGGGGAAGACTCTTTTACTGTTGGAGAGATTACTGATCGCAATGCAGACCGGATTGTTAATACGATGAAAGCTTTTAAGTTATTAATGGAAGTTGCGGGTGTAGAAAATTATATGGCTTGTGCTACTTCTGCAATGCGTGAAGCAAACAACGGTTTGGAAATCATTAAGCGAGTAAAAGATGAGGCAGATATAAGCATTGAGCTTATTGATGGGAAACGAGAAGCAGCAATTATTGCGTCTACCGATCTTAAGCAATTAATGCAAAAAGATAAATCTTATTTATATATTGATGTAGGAGGAGGGAGTACAGAGTTTACGGTATTCACTGAAAACAAAATTCAAGTTTCAAAATCTTTTAAGCTAGGAACTGTGCGTCTACTTAATAATATGGTGGGCGAAGCTACATGGCAAAAACTAGAAGATTGGATAAAAGAACATGTTAAAAATATTCCAGATGTATCTATTATTGGTTCTGGAGGTAACATTAACAAGTTGCATAAAATTTCAGGTAGAAAAGAAGGAGAGCCTTTGTCTTCAATTTGGTTAAAGGCGCAGTATAGCTTTTTAGAAAGTCTTACGTATGACGAACGTATTTCTGAACTTGGATTAAATCCAGATAGGGCAGATGTTATTATTCCTGCCACAAAGATATTTTTATCTGCAGCAAAATGGAGTGGTGCTAAAAAAATACACGTTCCTAAAATTGGGTTGTCGGATGGTATTATTAAAACCTTGTATTATGATACTAATGTGAAAAAACCTTAA
- a CDS encoding DUF3291 domain-containing protein, whose translation MSYLAQINIAKMIDEIDSPIMADFVGNLDKINALAERSKGFVWRLIEGENNATSIQVFDDRFIIVNMSVWQNMEALFKFTYSSEHVEIFKRKKEWFHKMKEMHMAFWYMQEDTLPTPEQAKERLLYLQKHGETPYAFTFKSKFTAEEAKKYIL comes from the coding sequence ATGAGCTATCTCGCTCAAATAAACATAGCGAAGATGATTGACGAAATTGATAGCCCTATAATGGCCGATTTTGTTGGTAATTTAGATAAAATAAATGCACTAGCAGAACGTAGTAAAGGTTTTGTTTGGCGTTTAATTGAGGGCGAAAATAACGCTACGTCTATTCAAGTTTTTGATGATCGTTTTATCATCGTAAATATGTCTGTCTGGCAAAATATGGAGGCACTTTTTAAATTTACCTATTCATCAGAACACGTTGAGATTTTTAAGCGAAAAAAAGAGTGGTTTCATAAGATGAAAGAAATGCATATGGCATTTTGGTACATGCAGGAAGATACATTACCAACGCCAGAACAAGCAAAAGAACGCTTGCTATACCTTCAAAAGCACGGAGAGACGCCGTATGCTTTTACGTTTAAGAGCAAATTTACGGCAGAAGAAGCTAAAAAGTATATTCTATAA
- a CDS encoding RsmD family RNA methyltransferase has product MRIISGKHRGRRLTAPSKLPVRPTTDMAKEGLFNILNNTYYLPDISVLDLFSGTGNIAFEFGSRGCNSITAVDADQGCVKFITETTTKLELSISAIKSDVFNYLEKTNTKHDIVFADPPYDLPMEEFEKIPELVFSKGLLLEDGLLIVEHSKHTDLSKLPNFSKQRKYGGSVFSFFEAVS; this is encoded by the coding sequence ATGCGAATAATTTCAGGAAAACACCGAGGAAGAAGATTAACAGCACCATCTAAATTACCTGTCCGACCAACTACGGATATGGCAAAAGAAGGCTTGTTCAATATTTTAAATAACACGTATTACTTACCAGATATCTCTGTATTAGACCTCTTTTCAGGAACAGGAAATATCGCTTTTGAATTCGGCTCTAGAGGATGTAATTCAATTACCGCAGTTGACGCAGATCAAGGTTGCGTAAAATTTATAACCGAAACTACGACGAAATTAGAATTGTCTATTTCTGCTATAAAAAGCGATGTATTTAACTATTTAGAAAAGACAAATACGAAACACGATATTGTTTTTGCCGATCCACCTTATGATTTACCCATGGAAGAATTTGAAAAAATTCCTGAATTAGTGTTTTCTAAAGGTTTACTTCTGGAAGATGGGCTACTAATTGTAGAGCATTCTAAGCATACCGATTTATCAAAATTACCCAACTTTAGCAAACAAAGAAAATACGGAGGTAGCGTATTTAGTTTTTTTGAAGCAGTTTCTTAA
- the ppk1 gene encoding polyphosphate kinase 1, with protein MIKSKNQYINREISWLQFNKRVLQESADKKVPLIERLRFLGIFSNNLDEFFKVRYATVKRIVEAGKTGKSVLGGEIAKDLLEQITNIVIKQQTESLKILGEIEKELETKDIYIINEKEISEKQSEFIKTYFANQVSPVLMTIILNDLREFPVLKDTAAYLAIKMVLKPETDHKNSENRYALIEIPKGIDRFVVLPKEDGKNYIIILDDLIRYCLGSIFNMFEYKSISAHMIKITRDAELDMDNDLSKSFIEKISSSVEHRKTSDPVRFVYDKSIAKDTLNFLKEKMNIEGTDSVIPGGRYHNRRDYMGFPSLGRQDLLYDKIKPLPIKGLSMEGSLFEPIATKDFLQYTPYHTFSYIIKFLREAALDPKVKTIKITVYRLANNSQVAASLINAVKNGKQVTVQIELQARFDEQANIEYAEQLQAEGVKLIFGVPGLKVHSKICLIEREENDVIKRYGFVSTGNFNEATSRIYTDYTLFTANDEILKELNKVFDFFETTYKINKYKHLIVSPHYTKNVFKKLIDTEIANAKAGKEAYIKIKMNSFTSYKMVDKLYEASNAGVKIKLIIRGICCLIPGVKGMSENIEAISVVDKFLEHPRSFIFANNGDPKIFITSADWMTRNLDYRVEVGCPIYDEDIKQELMDTFEISWSDNLKARVFSEKQDNAYKKIKGPEVRSQFALYDYYKAKLES; from the coding sequence ATGATAAAAAGTAAGAATCAATATATAAATCGTGAAATTAGTTGGTTGCAATTTAATAAGCGTGTATTACAAGAAAGTGCAGATAAAAAAGTGCCCTTAATAGAGCGGTTGCGTTTTTTGGGTATTTTCTCTAATAATTTAGATGAATTTTTTAAGGTACGTTATGCAACTGTTAAACGTATTGTTGAGGCTGGTAAAACAGGTAAAAGTGTTTTAGGGGGCGAGATCGCGAAAGATTTATTAGAGCAGATTACCAATATTGTTATTAAACAACAAACGGAAAGTTTAAAAATTTTAGGTGAAATAGAAAAAGAGCTTGAAACTAAAGATATTTATATCATCAATGAAAAGGAAATTTCAGAGAAACAATCCGAATTTATAAAAACCTATTTTGCCAATCAAGTAAGTCCAGTCTTGATGACAATCATTTTAAATGATTTGCGAGAGTTCCCTGTTTTAAAAGATACAGCGGCGTATTTAGCCATAAAAATGGTTTTAAAGCCCGAGACAGATCATAAAAATTCAGAAAATAGATACGCTTTAATAGAAATTCCAAAAGGGATAGATCGTTTTGTGGTTTTGCCTAAGGAGGATGGGAAAAATTATATTATTATTTTAGATGACCTTATTCGTTATTGCTTAGGGAGCATATTTAATATGTTTGAATACAAATCTATTTCTGCACACATGATAAAAATTACGCGTGATGCAGAGCTAGATATGGATAATGATTTGAGTAAGAGTTTTATCGAAAAAATATCTAGCAGTGTAGAACACCGTAAAACAAGTGATCCTGTTCGTTTTGTATATGATAAAAGTATCGCTAAAGACACGCTTAACTTTTTAAAGGAGAAAATGAATATTGAGGGCACGGATAGTGTCATTCCGGGCGGTAGGTATCATAATCGTAGAGACTATATGGGCTTCCCTAGTTTGGGCAGACAAGATTTATTATATGATAAAATAAAACCCTTGCCAATAAAAGGTTTAAGTATGGAGGGCAGTTTGTTTGAGCCTATCGCTACTAAAGATTTTTTACAATACACACCTTATCACACCTTCTCCTATATCATTAAATTTTTACGAGAAGCGGCGCTAGATCCAAAAGTAAAAACGATTAAAATAACGGTTTATCGTTTGGCGAATAATTCTCAAGTAGCAGCATCGTTAATAAATGCTGTGAAAAACGGAAAACAAGTTACGGTACAAATAGAGCTACAAGCGCGTTTTGATGAGCAAGCGAATATTGAATATGCCGAACAATTACAGGCAGAAGGGGTAAAGTTAATTTTTGGCGTTCCAGGTTTAAAAGTGCATAGTAAAATATGCCTAATTGAACGTGAAGAAAATGATGTTATTAAAAGATATGGTTTTGTGAGTACGGGTAATTTTAATGAAGCAACCTCTCGCATCTATACAGATTATACCTTGTTTACGGCTAATGATGAAATTTTAAAGGAATTAAATAAAGTGTTCGACTTTTTTGAAACAACCTATAAAATAAATAAATACAAGCATTTAATTGTTTCTCCGCATTATACTAAAAACGTATTTAAAAAGCTTATTGATACAGAAATAGCAAATGCAAAGGCAGGAAAAGAGGCATATATCAAAATAAAAATGAACAGTTTTACATCGTATAAGATGGTAGATAAACTGTACGAAGCAAGTAATGCAGGTGTTAAAATTAAATTGATCATCCGTGGTATTTGTTGCTTAATTCCAGGAGTAAAAGGGATGAGCGAAAATATTGAAGCGATAAGTGTCGTAGATAAATTTTTAGAGCATCCAAGATCTTTCATCTTTGCCAATAATGGAGATCCTAAGATATTTATTACTTCTGCAGATTGGATGACTAGAAATTTAGATTATAGAGTAGAAGTGGGTTGCCCTATTTATGATGAAGATATTAAGCAAGAGCTTATGGATACTTTTGAAATTTCTTGGAGTGACAATTTAAAAGCAAGAGTATTTTCAGAGAAGCAGGATAACGCGTATAAAAAAATAAAAGGTCCAGAAGTGCGTTCTCAATTTGCGCTATATGATTATTACAAAGCAAAACTAGAATCTTAA
- a CDS encoding aryl-sulfate sulfotransferase, which yields MKYIFTFSILILLLLVGCKKDTEMEPIVPVEEIEDVDTDIVLELSENIEVYDAELVSDNLVLVIENGAKSAYFLNKEGVKLYTWDFELNLGNDLQLLPTGQILGIFKSEAPSFTFGGYGGVIQIINPDSSIAWEFIYSSEDYIAHHDIEILPNGNILILAWERISMETAASFGVFVDHDLYPEKLIEVDFETKDIVWQWRAWDHIIQDVNTGFDSFAAISEHPNKIDINYYDEPNGDIMHANAIEYDASKDIIYLSVNYYNEVWVLDHSTTTSEASGAVGGNYNLGGDLVYRFGNPEAYDNLNGNTILDRNHFPNIIAEGLPGEGNLMIYNNGRTSGQSTVYELEMPEVFNLQANTDNEPIIVWGFTDADLFSERVSGAVRLLNGNTLICEGDYGFWEVTVEGEIVWKYKEEGSFWRGYSFETNNPILPILGI from the coding sequence ATGAAATATATTTTTACTTTTTCAATACTCATTCTTTTGTTACTAGTTGGTTGTAAGAAAGATACAGAAATGGAACCTATTGTTCCGGTAGAGGAGATTGAAGATGTAGATACGGATATTGTATTAGAATTATCGGAAAATATCGAGGTTTATGATGCTGAATTAGTCTCTGATAACCTTGTCTTAGTCATAGAAAATGGAGCGAAAAGTGCCTATTTTTTGAATAAAGAAGGAGTTAAATTGTATACTTGGGATTTTGAGCTTAATCTAGGCAATGATTTGCAACTTTTACCCACTGGGCAAATTTTAGGTATTTTTAAATCAGAGGCACCATCATTTACTTTTGGTGGTTATGGGGGTGTTATTCAGATAATCAATCCAGACTCTTCTATTGCGTGGGAGTTTATTTATTCTTCAGAAGATTATATAGCGCATCATGATATTGAGATTTTACCTAATGGGAATATATTAATATTGGCTTGGGAAAGAATTTCAATGGAAACTGCGGCTTCATTCGGAGTTTTTGTAGATCATGATTTATATCCTGAAAAATTAATTGAAGTTGATTTTGAAACGAAAGATATCGTTTGGCAATGGCGTGCTTGGGATCATATAATTCAGGATGTAAATACGGGTTTTGATTCATTTGCAGCTATTTCAGAGCATCCAAATAAAATAGATATTAACTATTATGATGAACCTAATGGAGATATAATGCATGCGAATGCTATTGAGTATGATGCATCTAAAGATATAATTTATTTAAGTGTAAATTATTATAATGAGGTTTGGGTTTTAGATCATAGTACTACGACTTCTGAGGCTTCTGGTGCTGTGGGTGGAAATTATAATTTAGGAGGTGATCTAGTATATCGTTTTGGAAATCCAGAGGCCTACGATAATTTAAATGGAAATACGATTCTTGATCGTAATCATTTTCCTAATATAATAGCTGAAGGCTTACCAGGAGAAGGAAACTTAATGATTTATAATAATGGAAGAACATCAGGTCAATCTACTGTTTATGAGTTGGAAATGCCGGAAGTTTTTAATCTTCAGGCGAATACTGATAATGAGCCTATAATAGTTTGGGGTTTTACAGATGCAGATTTATTTAGCGAAAGAGTTTCTGGAGCCGTTCGTTTGTTGAATGGTAATACTTTAATTTGTGAAGGTGATTATGGTTTTTGGGAGGTAACAGTAGAGGGCGAAATTGTTTGGAAATATAAGGAGGAAGGTAGTTTTTGGAGGGGCTATAGTTTTGAAACTAACAATCCAATACTACCTATCCTGGGTATTTAA
- a CDS encoding ATP-dependent RecD-like DNA helicase, producing MKAIDSASFYKILREKFPHVPTNAQSHALKDLSDFVLSKEKDCVYLLKGFAGTGKTTIIGTIVTNLWNTNMKTVMMAPTGRAAKVMSNYSKTQALTIHRKIYFPKKESGGGVKFVLAPNKHRNTIFIVDEASMIPDVPADSKLFENGSLLDDLMQYVYSGHGCKLILIGDTAQLPPVRLDISPALDAGKLGLNYNKEVSVLELDEVVRQAGDSGILYNATNLREQLQSEYYDDFKFDVAPYKDIVRLIEGNEILEAIEDSYTKNGKEETAFIVRSNKRANLYNENIRQRILYLENEISVGDYMMVVKNNYFWLKPETEAGFIANGDIIEILEIYSIKELYSFKFAEVSVKMVDYPNQKPFDTVLLLDTIKAEAPSLPYEDGNRLYQEVLLDYENETSKYKKFLAVKNNPFFNALQVKFSYAITCHKSQGGQWDTVFVEQPYMPNGMDKENMRWLYTAVTRAKNKLYLIGFKKDFFLDSE from the coding sequence ATGAAAGCTATCGATTCTGCTTCTTTTTACAAGATTTTAAGAGAAAAATTTCCGCATGTTCCTACAAATGCTCAAAGTCATGCATTAAAAGATTTGTCAGACTTTGTTCTTTCTAAGGAAAAGGACTGCGTTTATCTCCTAAAAGGGTTTGCTGGGACTGGAAAAACCACCATAATTGGTACCATTGTTACGAACCTTTGGAATACCAATATGAAAACGGTAATGATGGCCCCTACAGGTAGAGCGGCAAAAGTCATGTCTAATTATTCTAAGACACAAGCATTAACCATTCATAGAAAAATTTATTTTCCCAAAAAGGAAAGTGGTGGAGGTGTTAAATTTGTTTTAGCACCTAATAAGCATAGAAATACTATTTTTATTGTTGATGAAGCCTCTATGATTCCTGATGTTCCTGCAGATTCTAAATTATTTGAAAATGGTTCTCTGTTAGATGATTTAATGCAATATGTGTATTCTGGCCACGGCTGTAAGCTTATATTAATTGGAGATACCGCGCAGTTGCCTCCAGTGCGTTTAGATATTAGTCCGGCTTTAGATGCCGGAAAGTTAGGCTTAAACTATAATAAGGAAGTTTCTGTTTTAGAATTAGATGAAGTGGTAAGGCAAGCGGGAGATTCTGGTATCTTATATAATGCGACTAATTTACGTGAGCAATTGCAAAGCGAGTATTATGATGATTTTAAATTTGATGTTGCTCCCTATAAAGATATTGTCCGACTGATAGAAGGAAATGAAATCTTGGAAGCCATAGAAGATTCTTATACTAAGAACGGAAAAGAGGAAACGGCTTTTATTGTGCGCTCTAATAAACGTGCCAATTTATATAATGAAAACATCCGCCAACGTATTTTATATTTAGAAAATGAAATTTCAGTAGGGGATTATATGATGGTGGTTAAGAATAATTATTTTTGGTTGAAACCAGAAACCGAAGCTGGATTTATAGCGAATGGAGATATTATTGAGATATTAGAAATTTATTCTATAAAGGAGCTGTATTCGTTCAAATTTGCTGAAGTTAGTGTGAAAATGGTCGATTATCCCAATCAAAAACCATTTGATACCGTATTGCTTTTAGATACTATAAAAGCAGAAGCACCGTCATTGCCTTATGAAGATGGGAACCGCTTGTATCAAGAAGTACTTTTAGATTATGAAAACGAAACCTCAAAATATAAAAAGTTTTTAGCAGTAAAAAACAACCCATTTTTTAATGCATTACAAGTAAAATTCTCTTATGCAATTACCTGTCATAAATCTCAAGGTGGCCAGTGGGATACTGTATTTGTTGAACAACCCTATATGCCTAATGGTATGGATAAAGAAAATATGCGTTGGTTGTATACCGCAGTTACAAGGGCAAAAAATAAGTTGTATTTAATCGGATTTAAGAAGGATTTTTTTCTTGATTCAGAATAG
- a CDS encoding histidine phosphatase family protein — MKTIYLMRHGKSTWDYAVSDRDRPLKERGIQDAHMVAEALHKLNLKIDAAFSSPANRALHTAMIVLNDLNFPLHKVEISNDLYDFSGESVLQFIKELNNDLNSVFIFGHNHAFTEIANSLGSQFIENVPTAGFVQLSFDAKNWEAITKGKTEKTLFPKYLRK, encoded by the coding sequence TTGAAAACTATATATTTAATGCGCCACGGTAAATCTACTTGGGATTACGCAGTTTCGGATAGAGATAGACCTTTAAAAGAGCGTGGAATTCAAGATGCGCATATGGTAGCAGAAGCTTTACATAAATTAAATTTGAAGATAGATGCTGCTTTTTCAAGTCCAGCAAATCGTGCTTTGCATACAGCGATGATTGTTTTAAATGATTTGAATTTTCCATTGCATAAAGTTGAAATTTCAAACGATTTATATGATTTTTCAGGAGAATCTGTACTTCAATTTATAAAAGAATTAAATAATGACCTGAATAGTGTTTTTATTTTTGGTCATAATCACGCCTTTACCGAAATTGCAAATTCATTGGGGAGTCAGTTTATAGAAAATGTGCCAACAGCAGGTTTTGTTCAGTTAAGTTTTGATGCAAAAAATTGGGAAGCCATTACAAAAGGGAAGACTGAAAAGACCTTATTTCCAAAATATCTTAGAAAATGA